The genomic window CAGAAGATGCCTgagtgatgtgtgtgtatatgtgtgtgtgtgtgtgtgtgtgtgtgtgtgtgtgtgtgtgtgtttgtccgttgccaaagaagaccatgccatcagagaaataatgacctgactagcacttgactttgttttgagtgagggaggactgtgcaggtcaccagcctcacttctcctccagagtcatctgaatccagtgaccagatactcatcaggatgactggagatgacccaggatgaggcaattgggtttacgtgacttgcccaaggtcacacagctagtgagtatcaagtgtctgaggtgacatttgaactcaggtcctcctgactcctgaagaGTGACAAACACATGCAGGATGACTGAcaaatctttcttctctctcctcagtcCTTATCTTTCTCTATTTACCTCCCAGTTTTGATTACTTTCTAAGTTTCTGCTTGTTCTTAGTTCTATGGTGATTTTTAATCTGTGCTTCCTTCTCTCAGAGCGTCTGACATCTAGCTCCCTCTCTATCCTTGTCTCTCCACAACCCCTCcaaactccccctcccccattttccatttctttatacATCTTTGTCTTGAGCTCTAATCATCTCTCAGGGCTGTGAGGAAGTGTGGGGAGGCAAGTCTGGTGCATGAGGAGTGTGGAGTTTGGAGGCTCACTGCACTTCAGTCACAGAAGTCCCCCACACTGTCCCACAGTCATCATAATGGATAGGACAGTAAACTGGGGGACCTAGGCTCTGCTCCAGACTTGTATACTTACTAGATATCGAGACTGTGGGTAGATCACAACATCCCAGAGCCTCAGTAGTTTCAGCTGACAAATGGGAATAACACTTCTACCTCACTGGTTTGTTCTGAGGAAAgtagtttgcaaaccttaaagtgttaagTAATGAGTTAACACTATAGAACATTAGATTTAGAGACCATAGAGATTATAACCACTGAGGGCCTAGACACCAGACCTCTTGCCATCTGGACCCAGTCCAAGTCCAGAGCCTCCCCAATACCAaccatgggggaaaaaataaaaaataataccaGCTAATAGCACTTTAGGTTTTGAAAAGCACTTCACATATGTGGAGGATCCTCAAAGTCCTTCTGCAATTTTAACCTTGAAACTTTGCGTACATCCCGTGTGATTTCCCTTGAGTTTCACCACCACCATCTAAGGTGGGTGCTATTCTTAATCCTCACCGAGGCAAAGACAAAGCGATCTGCTTCGGGCTGGATTCCAGTTCCAGCGTCCCTGCCTCCCAGGGCCTCTCCCTGTCCACCAGGTACCCAGCTGTCCAGATCCAAACGTGGGGAAGGGGAGCCGAGTGAAGCCAAGCGACCTCAGGCCCAAAGGACACAGCCCCGGGTGAGAAGAGCAAAGCAGCACCGGGTCTGGGGAAAGCGTAAATACATCCTCTTCTCtgaatcaacaagaatttattacaaAAAAGCCAAAGGGAGACAATTCCTCCTCTGAAAAGGTATTGCAGACACGTGCCTACATACGTACACGCCCTATGTGTGTAAACATGCATATTCTCCCTCGACAGAACGCAGAAGCAGCCCCACTACACAGCACAcacgtgcacatgcacacacatgttcACGAGCACACACAGAAGCACGTGCGCACCATGGGGCGGGCTCTGGCTCCTGTCGTTAGGCACGTGGGCTGGTGCGCATGCGCTGACACGCGCTGGCGCGCAGGCGCAGCAAGCTTGTCCGAGATGCGGTTCCCTTGTGGAAAAGGCCGGTCAGCTGGCTCTTGGAAAGGCGCCATGACGTGGAAGGGAAATGCCCTACTTTCCGATATGCGGGTGGCGGATCTGGGGGAGACTGATCGCTGATTGCGTAGGCTACACTGGCAGCCCGAAGGGAGGCTGGCCCTCCTCCTTGCATCCTGGAGAGGCCTTGATGGAGGCCTCCCGTGGGCGCACGCGGCCCGGGGCAGCCTCCCACGGTGCCacgatggaggggaggggagcccGGCTTAAAGGGAGCGCGCCAGGGGCTGGGGCCGACTCAGACCGGCTCGGCCCGGCCGGTTTTGTGGTCCGTTTAACGCAGGATCTGGACGAGATCAGACTCCCaccaattcagttcaacaagcatttaatcaAGTGCCCACGTGGTACCAGGAGAAAGATACGGGGAGACACCGGGGCGGCTGGAAGCTTCGGAAGGCCGCGGGTGCGTCCCTGTTTCTGGGGTGATCGGGCGCGAAGCCCAGTCTGAGGACGCGAGCGTGTGCGCCTGCGGGAACGTGTCCGTGAGGGTCTGTCAGTGCCTGCGCCCCTCCCCCTCTGCTTAGAGAGCAAGAATCCCGGGACTGGAGCAAGGTCCTCCTCTCCTCCCGAAGGGCATGGGGTTGTTGGGCCGAGTTCAACCCTGCCCTATGACCCCGCGCTGGCGACCCGCTTTGGGGTCTTGGCAGAGAtggatactgcagtggtttgccatttccgtctccagctcatttttatggaTAACAAAAGAGAGGCAGACAGGGCGCAGGGTCATAGGGCAGTCGTGTCTGGGGCCACATTTGATCTCAGCAAGATGCGCGCCTACAAGTTTAGGGGAGAGAAAACAACCTTGTCCCTCCCGTCCTTGTCCAGCAGAGGACGCTGTAGCCCACGTACCCGTTTTGGCGCCTGCGCAGACAGGGCGGAAGTGACGCCATGGCTTGGCGTTATAAAGCCTCTGCGGGGCCCCGTTCTTCCTTTCGCAGCGGCCGTCATGGAGCCCCTTCCTGTCTCTCGCCTGTCGTCCCCAGCCGCGCCTCCCCGGCGGCTTGACCCTCCCTGAGTTCACTGCGGAGGGCCGGTGAGAGCCGAGTCGGGCCTTCCCCGTGGCAGCCGTGCCTCCATTGGTCCCCTCGCCCCGCGGGGTGCGCACCTGCAACACGGCTGCTCGAGATGGTGCGTGGTCCAGGGCGGGAAGAAAAGGTGCGGGGGAGTCTGCTCGCTTATGGCGCCcccggtgggggggggggggggggtctgtctTTGGGGAAGAGGGCTTAGACCCGTCCGGCGTGCGGGACGGAGAGTGGGGTCCAGAGGCGTGCAGGTGGCACTGTGAAGGAAGGAGCCCACGTGTGTTGAGCGGCCGCCGGGGCGCCTCCATCCGCGTCCTGGAACACCGTCCCGGCCCTGCATTCGAAAGTGATCGTGGTCTGACTGTGGCCTGGTCATCGATAGTGCAGGGAAAGAAACTCCTGAAAGGCTTTTCCCGTGTTTGAAGGGTCAGCACCCGGCCCTTTTCAAACCCTGTACCTTTCACACACGTGGCCCTTGGGCCGGACCGCTACAGAGTGGGGG from Notamacropus eugenii isolate mMacEug1 chromosome 1, mMacEug1.pri_v2, whole genome shotgun sequence includes these protein-coding regions:
- the LOC140518948 gene encoding uncharacterized protein; the protein is MDTAVVCHFRLQLIFMDNKREADRAQGHRAVVSGATFDLSKMRAYKFRGEKTTLSLPSLSSRGRCSPRTRFGACADRAEVTPWLGVIKPLRGPVLPFAAAVMEPLPVSRLSSPAAPPRRLDPP